Proteins encoded within one genomic window of Rhododendron vialii isolate Sample 1 chromosome 1a, ASM3025357v1:
- the LOC131301750 gene encoding E3 ubiquitin-protein ligase At4g11680-like: protein MEVSTPEPRIENPTDRYPLLVEPQHNNEHPGHVIDIERACGASSSSCHNGSSRGSNMPHHDVRMSSTVPLPIPQLPPSPPNGSNSRRSSVARGGEGSGRHRWSPFNVILWLWIQLVFTVGQIIAAIFVLSVSIKEYSQTRLLAWIVGYAVGSAASLPVIYWRYLHQNQARSSETEGGQTTSSGSWNGQTVRVPNARLSAMMHHLKMTLDCFFAIWFVVGNVWIFGGHSSSSDAPNLYRLCIVFLTISSIGYAMPFFLCSMICCCLPCIVSILGVRDNLIQMRGASEETITALPTHKFKSKNKMTQSSGDSAPGVVDGGFVAAGTERERIISEEDAVCCICLASYSHNDEVKELPCSHFFHTKCIDKWLKINASCPLCKFEIGDRGNS from the exons ATGGAAGTATCCACTCCAGAACCAAGGATCGAAAACCCAACTGACAGATACCCTCTGCTCGTGGAGCCACAACATAACAATGAACATCCGGGGCACGTTATTGACATCGAAAGAGCTTGTGGTGCTTCATCTAGCTCATGTCATAATGGTTCTTCGCGTGGCTCCAATATGCCTCATCATGATGTTAGAATGTCAAGTACTGTTCCCCTCCCCATTCCTCAATTGCCTCCATCTCCGCCGAATGGATCAAACTCTAGAAGGTCTTCAGTTGCAAGAGGAGGGGAAGGGTCTGGTCGTCATCGTTGGAGCCCATTTAATGTCATCTTGTGGCTTTGGATTCAGCTAGTATTCACTGTAGGCCAAATTATTGCagccatttttgttttgtctgtATCAATAAAAGAGTACTCGCAAACTCGATTGTTGGCTTGGATTGTGGGTTATGCAGTTGGGAGTGCTGCAAGCCTTCCTGTAATCTACTGGCGTTATCTTCACCAAAACCAAG CTCGGTCCTCTGAAACGGAAGGTGGTCAGACTACATCTTCAGGTTCTTGGAATGGTCAGACAGTGAGAGTTCCAAATGCTAG GCTCAGTGCGATGATGCACCACTTAAAGATGACCTTGGATTGCTTCTTTGCAATATGGTTTGTTGTTGGCAATGTATGGATCTTTGGAGGGCATTCATCATCTTCTGATGCTCCCAATTTGTACAG GTTATGCATAGTGTTCCTTACGATTAGCAGCATTGGGTATGCCATGCCATTCTTTTTATGCTCCATGATTTGCTGCTGTTTGCCTTGTATTGTTTCTATCCTCGGTGTCCGTGATAATTTGATTCAAATGAGAGGGGCTTCTGAAGAAACTATTACTGCTTTGCCAACGCATAAATTCAAATCAAAGAATAAAATGACCCAGAGCAGCGGAGACAGTGCTCCAGGAGTTGTTGATGGTGGGTTTGTGGCAGCCGGTACAGAAAGAGAACGCATAATCTCAGAAGAAGATGCT GTGTGTTGCATATGTTTGGCAAGTTACTCACATAATGATGAGGTGAAAGAATTGCCTTGCTCTCATTTCTTTCATACAAAGTGCATAGATAAATGGCTGAAGATCAATGCATCCTGTCCTCTATGTAAATTCGAGATTGGTGACAGAGGGAATTCATGA
- the LOC131328178 gene encoding non-specific lipid transfer protein GPI-anchored 13-like, with amino-acid sequence MERSKKLKMLPILALMVAVAAATIEQDEKDCADQLANLAACIPFVSGTAKKPTQQCCEDTQKVKSAKPKCLCVLIKESADPSMGLPVNTTLALEMPSACNIDAKVSDCPSLLNLSPDSPDAKIFKTGADSSTSSATNSQPTPASSSTGTSSSSSSGGTGSRLDSKATPSSSGVGKLSGSLLVMIGLASVALIFI; translated from the exons ATGGAGAGGAGCAAGAAGCTCAAAATGTTACCCATTTTGGCATTGATGGTGGCAGTAGCTGCGGCGACAATCGAGCAAGACGAGAAGGATTGTGCGGATCAGCTGGCCAACCTGGCAGCTTGCATTCCGTTCGTGAGCGGCACCGCCAAGAAGCCGACACAGCAGTGTTGTGAGGACACCCAGAAAGTGAAGAGTGCGAAGCCCAAATGCCTGTGCGTTCTCATCAAGGAGAGCGCTGACCCGTCCATGGGCCTGCCTGTCAATACCACTTTGGCGCTTGAAATGCCTTCTGCGTGCAACATTGACGCTAAAGTCTCAGATTGCCCCT CTTTGCTCAATCTCTCACCAGATTCACCAGATGCGAAGATATTCAAAACAGGTGCAGATTCAAGCACGAGCTCGGCAACAAATTCACAACCCACTCCCGCTTCATCTTCAACGGGtacatcatcttcttcatcatcgGGTGGGACCGGTTCAAGATTGGACTCAAAAGCAACTCCAAGTAGCAGTGGTGTGGGAAAATTGAGCGGAAGCTTGTTGGTGATGATCGGTTTGGCGTCCGTAGCGTTGATATTCATTTGA